TCTTTTCCTTTTCGGCAATCTCAGGCGCGACGCCGTCCCGGTACAATTTGACGACGGTTTCCGCGTCCAGACGGTAGCAATCGCCGCAGGCGCCAGCCGAAATCAACTCCGCGCCGTCGAGGGAAATCGACCGCGGGGCTTTTTCGAGCCGCAGGATCTGATTCAGGCCCGTCACGTCGAAAACAGAAAAGACGAGAGGGGTGACATTCAGGAGCGAAAGCCTGTGGCCGCTGCGCGTCAGATTTTGATGCGCGACGAGCAGGACGCGCAGCCCCGCGCTCGAGACATACTCGCATCCGGACATGTCCAGTGCAATGGAGCCCTCAGCCGCGCGATCAATCGCCGCCGCGAGCAAATCGCAGGTCTCGTGGTCGAGGCGGCCGGCGAGACGCAGGACATTCGGGCTCGAAACCTGTGAAGTGAGAATGTCGAGGCCCATGCGATATGTCCGGCGTGAAATTTGGATTATTGCAATGCTACCATGATCTCCGAGCCGTGTCTTTTGGGAGCCATTTCAGGCGAAAGCTCGTTCTTTGCCATAACAGGCAAACGTCAAAAATATCCCTCTCGCTTTTTTTGCTCCAGAGATCCGCCATCCTCCCCGTCGCTGATCCGCCCCTGGCGCTCGGAAAGTCTTGCTGACAGGGTCTCCGCCGCGATTGACTGCAGGTCGGCCGCCTCGGAGTCGATGGCTCCAGTGACCGGCCAACAGCCGAGGGTGCGAAACCGAACCATTCTGTTTTCGATCCTGTCTCCCGGCTGGAACTTCATGCGTTGCGCGTCGTCGACCACCACAAAGGAATTGCCTCTTCGGACAACCGGCCTCGACGCCGCAAAATAAAGTGGCGCGAGTGAAAGGTCATGAAGCAGAATGTAGTCCCAGATGTCTTGTTCGGTCCAATTCGAAAGCGGAAAGACGCGCGCCGACTGGCCCTTTCCGAGACGCAGATTGAACTGGCGCCAGAACTCGGGGCGCTGCTCTCTCGGGTTCCAGACATGCCCGGGGCTTCTGACAGAGATGATGCGCTCCTTGGCGCGCGCTTTTTCCTCATCTCGACGGGCGCCGCCAAAGATGACGTCATAGCCACCCTTGTTCAGCGCTTCCTTGAGCGGCTCCGTACGCATCAGCATTGTGTAGCGGTCGCCGTAATCGAAAGGATTGATCCCTGCCGCCCGGCCGCTTTCATTTGCGTGAACGATGAGGGAAAATCCGTGTTGGCGGGCGAAGCTGTCACGGAAATCCAGAAGAGACTGGAATTCCCACGTCGAGTCGATGTGCAGTAGCGGGACTGGCGGCCGCGACGGATAGAAGGCGCGCAACGCCAGATGCGCGAGCACGGTCGAATCTTTCCCGGCGGAGAAGAGCATGACGGGGTTAGAGGACTCGGCGACGGATTCGCGCAGGATGTGAACGGCCTCGGCTTCCAGCCAGGAGAGATGCGAAAGGGCCAATGTCATTTGCTGGTCTGTCAACTCCAAAGGGAGACCAGGGAGGCCGGCGCTTCAGATGAGGCCCGGCCCCCTCTCAATCAGGCGACCACGGCTGCTCGGTCAACAGCCGGCTCATTTCCTTCTTCATGGAAGCGGCGCGCCTCTTCCAGTGTCCGCAACCCTTTTCTCGGCGCATTGACCAGCACGGCCATGTTGCCGGGGGCGTGTTCGTTCTTCCACATCTTCGTATGCGCGAGCGGGATCTTGTCCCAGGCGAAGACCTCCGACATGCAGGGGTCGATGCGCCGGTCGATGACGAACTGGTTCGCCGCCGCCGCCTGCTTCAGATGCGCGAAATGCGAGCCCTGAACGCGCTTCTGGCGCATCCACACATAGCGGGCGTCGAAGGTGAGGTTGAAGCCCGAGGTGCCGGCGCAGAACACCACCATGCCGCCGCGCTTGGCGACGAGGCAGGAGACCGGGAAAGTGGCTTCGCCCGGATGCTCAAAGACGATGTCCACGTCCTTCTTGCCGGTGATGTCCCAGATCGCCTTGCCGAACTTGCGCGCTTCCTTGGTCCATTCGACATATTCGGGCGAATTGACCTTGGGGAGCTGGCCCCAGCACTTGAAGTCCTTGCGGTTGATCACGCCCTTGGCGCCGAGCGACATGACGTAATCGCGCTTCGACTCGTCGGAAATGACGCCGATGGCGTTGGCGCCCGAGGCCGCGCAGAGCTGCACGGCGAAGACGCCGAGGCCGCCCGAGGCGCCCCAGACCAGCACATTGTGACCGGGCTTCAGCTCATGCGGCTCGTGGCCGAAGAGCATGCGATAGGCGGTGGCGAGCGTCAGCGTGTAACAGGCCGACTCTTCCCAGCTGAGATGGGAGGGTCGCCTGATGAGCTGTCGCGCCTGGACGCGGCAGAACTGGGCGAAGGAGCCGTCCGGCGTCTGGTAGCCCCAGATACGCTGCGAGGGCGAGAACATCGGGTCGCCGCCGTTGCACTCCTCGTCGTCGCCATCGTCCTGGTTGCAGTGGATGACGACTTCGTCGCCGACCTTCCAGTTGCTGACTTTCGAGCCCACCGCCCAAATCACGCCGGCGGCGTCGGAGCCCGCGATGTGGTGCGGCGACGCATGGCCGTCCAAGGGCGACACAGGCTCGCCGAGCGAGGCCCAGACGCCGTTGTAGTTGACGCCGGCGGCCATTACGAGAACGAGCACGTCGTGGCTGTCGAGCTCCCAGGTCGGGAGAACCTCGAGCTGCATCGCCGTCTCCGGCGGTCCATGACGCTCCTTGCGGATCGCCCAGGCGTACATGTTCTTGGGAACATGGCCGAGCGGGGGAATTTCGCCGATTTCGTACAAATCTTTGAGCATGCGTTCTGGCTCCTGAGAAAGTTTTATTAGCGGCGTCTCGACGTCAGACGGTCGCAGACGCGTGTCCTGCGAAGGCGCGCTGAACGGACGATCGGCAAGGAAAAAAGGTCATGTTCCGCCCGGCGAGCCGCGTCTCTCAGACGGCCGATCTCGCCTGCTGAAGCGGACGCCATGTCCCGTTGGCTATGAGAGGGATACAGCCGGATATGCGCGGCCGCCTACCAGCATGACGCCCGGAGCCCCTGTCCTCGGCGCAACAATGGATTGCAAATCGATCTGGGGCATCCGAGTTCTCCGATAAACGCCTCGGCCAAGTCTTCTCCATTGAGCGGCGATAGTAAAATAGGTTTTAAAAAAGGACTGCATCGGTTTTTTCGATACACCAAATGTCCGCAGGCTTCGCTCAGAGCCGTCGCTGATGCAGATTGAGCTTCTTCAGCAACGGACTTGGAAACTGCCGCCGCCGCGTGACGGCGTAAAAGCTCTCCTTGATCTGCGGAAAGGTGCAATGCTCGACAAGCAGCCCGTTTTCGAGTTCGTCCACGACGACGACCGGCGGCACCAGGACAAGGCAAAAGCCTTCACGCGCGATCAGCCTCAGCATCGCCATGTCGTCGACTTCAGCGATGAAACCGGCCCCGACGTCATGTGACTCCAGAAGCTTCTCGAAAGCGGTTCGGATGCCGCTGCCGCGACCGGGAACCGCGACGGAGGTTTTCCCGAGATCGTTCGGAAAACGGAATTTGCCCTTCTTCAGGGTCGGGGCTCCGATGAGGCTCACCGATTGTTCAGCGATGAGCGTGCTTTGCCAGTCTTCGTCCTGATCCTGCATGGCCGGCTGATTGGCGAGCACGATATCGAGCCCGTGGTCGCGAAGACGCGATAAAAGGTCCATGAAGGCGCCGGAGTGAATGACGACTTCGACATCATTGCGGCCCAGCAGGGGCCGCAGCAGCTCGATCTGAAAATTGCGCGAAAGCGTCGACACCGCGCCAACCCGAAGGATTTGCCGCGCGGTGGGCGCAAGCCCCTCCAATGTGCTGAGCAACTCATCGCCCAATTTGAAAAGCGCGTCCGCGTAGCCCAGAGCGATGCGGCCGGCTTCCGTCAATTGCAGGGTGCGGCCGTGCCGCTCGAACAACGCCTGCCCAAGCTGCTCCTCGAGGGCTTTGAGCTGGATCGACAGAGAGGAGGGCGACACATTGAGCCGCCGCGCCGCGCGGGTGAGGCTGCCCTCATTGGCGATCGCCCAGAAATAGCGGAGATGGTGGTAGTTCAGATAGGCCATTGCATTATTCTGTTTTATAAAACGAAACTTTTCAATATTTGAATTTTCAAAAACAATGCGCTCGGCCTAGCCTCTGTCTCCATCAAGACCCGGAGACATGCCGATGCACCCACTCGCCTGGTGGACCCTTTCCGCCCCCGCCGTTCTCCTCGCCGTCAGCCTGACGCCGGCGCGTCTCGCAAACGGCCATCCTCGCGCCATGGCGACCGCCGGACTGAGCGCCGGCGTCCTCGCCTTGCTTGTCGCTCTGTCGGTCGACGCCGCCCTGGTGATCCATGGTCCTTTCTGGACCGCCGTGGCGGGTTTCGCCGGCGTCGGCGTCAGCATTTATTTCGATGCGCTGTCGGCGGCCATGTTTACATTGGTCGCCTTCATCGGCGTCATCGTTCTGCTCTACAGCCGCAATTATCTGGACGGCGATCGCAAGCAGGGATCGTTCTTCAAGAGGCTTTCCTTCACGCTCGCCGCCGTGCTCACCCTCATTTCGGCCGGCAATCTCGCCTTCCTGATCGTCGCGTGGATCGCCACCAGCGTCGGTCTCAACACGCTGCTGCTGTTCTACCCGGAACGCCCGGCCGCGCAGCTTGCGGCAAAGAAGAAATTCATCGCCAGTCGGCTGGGCGACCTCTTCCTGATCGGCGCCGCGACAAGCCTATGGGCGAGCTTCGGAACGCTCGCCTTCCCCGAGCTTTTCGCTGCGGCCAGGGCGGCCGCCGCCGCGGGCGCGGCGGGGACATTGGCTCTTCCGGCCCTCCTCATCGCGCTGGCGGCTCTCCTGAAGTCCGCGCAACTGCCTTTCCATGGCTGGCTCGTGGAAGTGATGGAGACGCCCACGCCCGTCTCGGCGCTGCTCCATGCGGGAGTCATCAATGCGGGCGGCTTCCTGGTGCTGCGTCTTGCCGACATCGTCGCGCCGTCGGAGACCGCGCTTCATGTGCTCGCCCTGGTTGGCGGCGCGACCGCGCTTTTCGGCTCCGTCGTGATGCTCACGCAAACTTCCGTGAAGGTCGCCCTCGCTTATTCGACCATCGCCCAGATGGGATTCATGATGCTGGAATGCGGTCTCGGGGCCTTTGCCGCGGCCCTGCTGCATATTCTCGCACATTCGCTCTACAAGGCGCATGCCTTCCTCAGTTCCGGCAGCGTGATCGATCTCGCCCGCGCCTCCTGGACGCCGAGCCCCGGCGGCCAGCCGCACCCGGCCCGCTTTGCGCTGGCGCTTGTCGCGTCCATGCCCGTGGCTTTCGCGGTCGGCGGGCTGTTTCATGCCGGCGTCATCGACAATCCCGGCGCGGTGACCCTGGGCGCCATACTGGTGATGAGCCTCGTGCATCTTGTCGCGAACGCCCTGGACGAGCGGACCAAGGCTTATGTGCTCGGCAGGGCCATCGCCATGTCGGTTGTCGTGGCGACGGCGTTCTTCACCCTGCATGCGGGAGTCGAATGGCTCTTCGCCGCGAGCCTGCCCGACGTGGCGCAGCAGCATGGTCGCGAAGACATTGCGATCGTCCTCGTCATTATCGTCTCCTTTGGGGCGGTGACGTTCTTCCAGAGCGTCATGGCCCGCCATGCGAGGTCGCCCTTCTGGCAGGCGGCCTATGTCCACCTGTCGCAGGGGCTTTACCTCAATGCGCTCGCCAACAGGGCGATGCTCAGGGTCTGGCCGCGTCGCGCCTCCGCCTCTTCGCTCTAAGGTCTGGAAAGGATTTCGACATGAATGCGCAAGTGAGACTCCCTTCCGCATACCACGCCAGCGGCGCCCAGCAGGGACGGGCCGACATCGAAGCCGCCATCGCCGCCGCCTGCGGCAAGATCGCGCCGCTTTGGCCCCTCAAGCAATTCGTCGCCGTGAACCCGTTTCTCGGTTTCGCCAACCAGCCTTTCGGCGCCACCGCCGCCACACTGAAACGCGTCGCCAGCATCGACATGCTGATGCCGCGCCGCTTCTACCTGGACGCCATTGCGTCGGGAGAGATCGACGACGCCGCGCTTGAAGAAGCGCTGAATCTTGCGCCGGCGGATGTCGACCGCCCGGCCGACGTCGCCGAACTCAAGCGCGCCGTCGCCCGGGAACCGAACGCAAAAGCCCGTCCGCCGGCGGTCGTGTCGACGGTCGCCGAGATCCTCGATTCGCTTGCGGACGGCGACCGGCAGGCCTCGCTCGTCGGCTTCATGATCGAGGAAATTTCGAAATGGTGCGCGGCCTATTTCGACGAGGGTCAGGCGAGCTGGCGCATGCCACAGCGCGACCTTTCGCCCTACGCCGCCTGGCGGCGGTCCGCGCTTTATGATCTCAGCGCGGAAGCCATGGGCGTCAGCAACTTCCGCGAGACGGTGCTTTCCCTGCCCGAAGACCCTGTCGAGACCATCCAGACGATTGTCGAGAAGCTATGGATTCCAGCAAGGGCCGTCGAGGACTATCTGCACCGCACCTTGCTCGACATTGGCGGCTGGGCGGCCTGTGCGCGCTATCTGGTGTGGAACGCCGAGCTCTACGGCGAGAAGGATGACACGCTCGTTGAACTGCTCGCGATCCGCGTCGCATATGGCTACGGACTCTTTCGGGCGCGAACCGACCTCGCCTTCCACAGCGCCTGGTCGAGAGCGATGACCGAGGCGGCGTCGACGCCGCTCGACCACCGCCTGAACGAAGATCCGGAGCTGACGAACGATCTCATTCTGCACGAGGCCTATGAGATCGCCTTCCAGAAACGGCTCTACGCCCGCTTGTCGTCACATGCCCTGCGGCAGCCGCAACAGGGCGCAGACTCACGCCCCGCCGTGCAGGCGGCCTTCTGCATCGACGTGCGGTCGGAGATATTCCGGCGCGCCCTCGAAACCGTGTCGCCGGAAACGGAGACCGTCGGTTTCGCAGGCTTCTTCGGCTTTCCCATCGAATATGTCCCGATTGGACACAAGCGCGGCGGCGCCCAATGCCCGGTCCTGCTCCGGCCGGCCTTCACCATCTGCGAAGCGGTGGAAGACGCGCCACCCGCTGAAGAGACGCGCATCCTCGACGTGCGCCTGCTGCGCCGGCGCGCCGCCAAGGCGTGGAAAGCATTCAAGCTCTCCGCCGTCTCCTCCTTCGCTTATGTGGAGACCGTCGGTTTGAGCTACGCTTTCAAGATTCTCTCCGACAGTCTCGGCGTCACGCGCCCGGCGCCCGATCCCAATCTCGATGGGCTCGACCCCGACGTCATCGCGCGGATTGGCCCCCGGCTCGATCCCCGCATGGTCGGCGACAGGATCACGGGGCTTTCGGCGGAACAGCGTCTCGTGATGGCTGAAGCCGTATTGAAAGCGATGTCGATGACGCGCGTCTCCGCGCGGCTCGTGCTTCTCGCCGGCCATGGCGCGACGACGGTCAATAATCCGCATGCGTCCGGACTTGATTGCGGCGCCTGCGGCGGCCACACCGGGGAAGCGAACGCCCGCGTCGCCGCCGCGGTGCTGAACGATCCGGGCGTGCGCCTCGGCCTGAGCGGCAAGGGCGTCGTCATCCTGCAGGACACATGGTTCCTCGCCGCCCTGCACGACACGACGACGGATGATGTGAAGATATTCGACGAAAGGGCGGCGCCGGACTCGCATCAGGCGGAGATCGCGACGCTGAAGCAGCACCTTTCCGCGGCGGCGGAGCTGGCGCGTCTCGAACGCGCGACGCTGCTCGGCGTCGAACGGGGGCCAGAAACCCAGCGCAAAGTTGCGTCACGCAGCCGCGACTGGTCTCAGGTGCGTCCGGAGTGGGGCCTTGCGGGCAACGCCGCCTTCATCGCCGCCCCGCGCGCACGCACGGCGGGCCTTGATCTTGGAGGTCGCGCCTTCCTTCACAGCTATGACTATGAAATGGACGAGGGCGAAAAGGTGCTGGAACTGATCATGACGGCGCCCATGGTCGTCGCGAGCTGGATCAACCTGCAATATTTTGGCTCGACCACCAATAACAGGGTGTTCGGAAGCGGCAACAAGACGCTGCACAATGTTGTCGGCCAGATCGGCGTCCTGGAGGGCAACGGCGGCGACTTGCGCACGGGACTCCCGATGCAGTCGGTGCACGACGGGAAGCGCTTCGTTCACGAGCCGCTGCGTCTCAATGTGATGATTGACGCGCCCGAGGCGGCTATGGAGCGCGTCCTCGAAAAACACGCCAATGTGCGCGCATTGGTGGAGAATGACTGGGTGCGCCTCCACGCCTTGCAGCAGGACGGAACCATCCGCC
The DNA window shown above is from Methylocystis echinoides and carries:
- the cysD gene encoding sulfate adenylyltransferase subunit CysD, coding for MTLALSHLSWLEAEAVHILRESVAESSNPVMLFSAGKDSTVLAHLALRAFYPSRPPVPLLHIDSTWEFQSLLDFRDSFARQHGFSLIVHANESGRAAGINPFDYGDRYTMLMRTEPLKEALNKGGYDVIFGGARRDEEKARAKERIISVRSPGHVWNPREQRPEFWRQFNLRLGKGQSARVFPLSNWTEQDIWDYILLHDLSLAPLYFAASRPVVRRGNSFVVVDDAQRMKFQPGDRIENRMVRFRTLGCWPVTGAIDSEAADLQSIAAETLSARLSERQGRISDGEDGGSLEQKKREGYF
- the ccrA gene encoding crotonyl-CoA carboxylase/reductase — protein: MLKDLYEIGEIPPLGHVPKNMYAWAIRKERHGPPETAMQLEVLPTWELDSHDVLVLVMAAGVNYNGVWASLGEPVSPLDGHASPHHIAGSDAAGVIWAVGSKVSNWKVGDEVVIHCNQDDGDDEECNGGDPMFSPSQRIWGYQTPDGSFAQFCRVQARQLIRRPSHLSWEESACYTLTLATAYRMLFGHEPHELKPGHNVLVWGASGGLGVFAVQLCAASGANAIGVISDESKRDYVMSLGAKGVINRKDFKCWGQLPKVNSPEYVEWTKEARKFGKAIWDITGKKDVDIVFEHPGEATFPVSCLVAKRGGMVVFCAGTSGFNLTFDARYVWMRQKRVQGSHFAHLKQAAAANQFVIDRRIDPCMSEVFAWDKIPLAHTKMWKNEHAPGNMAVLVNAPRKGLRTLEEARRFHEEGNEPAVDRAAVVA
- a CDS encoding LysR family transcriptional regulator gives rise to the protein MAYLNYHHLRYFWAIANEGSLTRAARRLNVSPSSLSIQLKALEEQLGQALFERHGRTLQLTEAGRIALGYADALFKLGDELLSTLEGLAPTARQILRVGAVSTLSRNFQIELLRPLLGRNDVEVVIHSGAFMDLLSRLRDHGLDIVLANQPAMQDQDEDWQSTLIAEQSVSLIGAPTLKKGKFRFPNDLGKTSVAVPGRGSGIRTAFEKLLESHDVGAGFIAEVDDMAMLRLIAREGFCLVLVPPVVVVDELENGLLVEHCTFPQIKESFYAVTRRRQFPSPLLKKLNLHQRRL
- a CDS encoding NADH-quinone oxidoreductase subunit L, producing the protein MHPLAWWTLSAPAVLLAVSLTPARLANGHPRAMATAGLSAGVLALLVALSVDAALVIHGPFWTAVAGFAGVGVSIYFDALSAAMFTLVAFIGVIVLLYSRNYLDGDRKQGSFFKRLSFTLAAVLTLISAGNLAFLIVAWIATSVGLNTLLLFYPERPAAQLAAKKKFIASRLGDLFLIGAATSLWASFGTLAFPELFAAARAAAAAGAAGTLALPALLIALAALLKSAQLPFHGWLVEVMETPTPVSALLHAGVINAGGFLVLRLADIVAPSETALHVLALVGGATALFGSVVMLTQTSVKVALAYSTIAQMGFMMLECGLGAFAAALLHILAHSLYKAHAFLSSGSVIDLARASWTPSPGGQPHPARFALALVASMPVAFAVGGLFHAGVIDNPGAVTLGAILVMSLVHLVANALDERTKAYVLGRAIAMSVVVATAFFTLHAGVEWLFAASLPDVAQQHGREDIAIVLVIIVSFGAVTFFQSVMARHARSPFWQAAYVHLSQGLYLNALANRAMLRVWPRRASASSL
- a CDS encoding YbcC family protein; translated protein: MRLPSAYHASGAQQGRADIEAAIAAACGKIAPLWPLKQFVAVNPFLGFANQPFGATAATLKRVASIDMLMPRRFYLDAIASGEIDDAALEEALNLAPADVDRPADVAELKRAVAREPNAKARPPAVVSTVAEILDSLADGDRQASLVGFMIEEISKWCAAYFDEGQASWRMPQRDLSPYAAWRRSALYDLSAEAMGVSNFRETVLSLPEDPVETIQTIVEKLWIPARAVEDYLHRTLLDIGGWAACARYLVWNAELYGEKDDTLVELLAIRVAYGYGLFRARTDLAFHSAWSRAMTEAASTPLDHRLNEDPELTNDLILHEAYEIAFQKRLYARLSSHALRQPQQGADSRPAVQAAFCIDVRSEIFRRALETVSPETETVGFAGFFGFPIEYVPIGHKRGGAQCPVLLRPAFTICEAVEDAPPAEETRILDVRLLRRRAAKAWKAFKLSAVSSFAYVETVGLSYAFKILSDSLGVTRPAPDPNLDGLDPDVIARIGPRLDPRMVGDRITGLSAEQRLVMAEAVLKAMSMTRVSARLVLLAGHGATTVNNPHASGLDCGACGGHTGEANARVAAAVLNDPGVRLGLSGKGVVILQDTWFLAALHDTTTDDVKIFDERAAPDSHQAEIATLKQHLSAAAELARLERATLLGVERGPETQRKVASRSRDWSQVRPEWGLAGNAAFIAAPRARTAGLDLGGRAFLHSYDYEMDEGEKVLELIMTAPMVVASWINLQYFGSTTNNRVFGSGNKTLHNVVGQIGVLEGNGGDLRTGLPMQSVHDGKRFVHEPLRLNVMIDAPEAAMERVLEKHANVRALVENDWVRLHALQQDGTIRRRRGPGVWTDVRKTGSAD